From the Glycine max cultivar Williams 82 chromosome 11, Glycine_max_v4.0, whole genome shotgun sequence genome, the window cacttttttttttttttgtctttctctctctataaaaTGTATAGAGATTAAACTTCATTTccacttaaaaaaatagcaccaaaatacttattaaattaCGTGTAATTTTTTCTCATTAAAAAATGCCTCCGTGCCCTCGGGTGATgctttcctttcaatttttttgtagcAGAAATTCATTAATGGTTGCTTTAGCAGCAATAGTCACATGAAAACAAAATCCACTGTTTTATGTAATATAATATGCGTGAGAGTCACGTTtaatcctatatttttttttatcattttcttaatcaattattatggttattaaatttaaaattatttaaatagattGGCGGATGTTATTTGTTACACAATCACAATTTTCTTACGTCATTTTCTGTTTGTATCTATATgttaaaacaagaagaaaaaaatgcaaactctttttcttattttattgtgttaaagcatatataagtattatattaaaaaaatacatgcaagtaagatgaatatatttataaagaaacaaaaatcggGACCACTTTTTCTGGAATATAGTTAAGCAGCTTATCTTCTTATcagcttttttttattatatatataatgcaatGATCAATTTTTGCGTGCTTCTCTCCGTGAGAGTTGAGTTTCCAAATTTCCCCTTAGGTTCTCGCCTGGCTTCAAACATAGCAATATATATCTCCCACTCTCAAATGGGTCCCTGCAACAGAGAAGCTAAGATTATAGGTTATTTAGAGAGTATTATTAGATATGCGAATCTTATAAAAGCTAGAGGTGCAGTAACTGTGGTTGGGCTGGCATCATATTGGTTACTAAGAGATATTtaagtataataaataaatcaagcaCACATTGTTTGAATAATGCATGTGTTTAACCACACAGCAGAATCCGGGAGACATATGATGCATTCCATATATTGCATTTTAACCGACATGATTTTATAAGAACTGTATCAGGGGAATATTTGATTAgaatttcaaatgattttaaaaaaattataaaaaatcttgtaatacttaattaaaattttaaatattttttttaaaaaaaaaaaaaaatctggtgGTATTTAATCggaattttttataacttcaaaaaagtttttgatatttaaaaatgtacaaatttaagtgatttttgttttttacgataattttgataaattttttaagatttttaatataaaatatttatcaaataatttcacTCAAACCTTTGAGATTTTATtaaccttttattttctttttttattgattattagattttcttttttctcatacatattttttttatttttaatattctttcagATGAGtgtgctatatatatattttttattattttggaatagaaaatgttaaatataCTCATTCACTccatactttttcttttattttctaaattaaaataatatttgtattatgTGATGAAATTgatcatgtttttttatattgactAATTTATCACCTGTTCAACACAATGTTTTTTGTGACTGTCACCCTTAATTCTGTCATCTACATAACTTAGTAATCCagctatgattttttttatccttactactctcttttaatatatgtttatttttgcatcccatttagatttatttatcatgaaataattGTAGTAATTAAAAAACCAGAAGATCAAtgtatacttttaaatatattgttcaaattcaaaagtgagAATGAGAAGATGTTATTACAAGAAAGATTAATATAGGAAGACATAAAGTTAGAAttaatataactattaaaaaaattaaaaaaaatatattgattttacttcttttttttatccaaagttcatcatttttattatatttttattaactaataattttgaatatacttttaaaaattcacagaattctttcaaatcttataaatttataaagtttttttaaattctttaaattcTTATAATACAAATCtagtaaaatttaaactatcataaaaatatgataaatcataatattcttacataatttttaaaattcacataatttttatgctaaaacagtcttttaaaattataatccaATACACCCTCTtaatttaggaataattaatgtattatacaaaaatatttttaattattaaaaagtagTATTATATTGAGAGAGCAAAAGGTGGGCATATGAGCTTGGGTCTCAGTTTAACTCGCAAATTAAACAAGTTTGGTTTGTGGATTAATTAATGAACCAACTTAGGGACCAGTTACtattttaaatagtatttttttatatttttatttatatatgtttggaTAATTACTACTCagtatttgattaatatatgCCGACCTTCTTTCTAGtacatttgaatatatttataattgtttgtATAAGAAATTAGAGATATTGAATTTGTATACTGTCTTTCATGTTTGATTATGCAGATTGAGTtttcttttagattttttttatttttcgttgattttatattatatatttttcaggtttttcatcaatttttttttaataatttcataattttttgttttcaaagtttgatattttttactattaggCGGCTTGCAGACTGGCTTTTCCATTAAACTACAGGCTAAGTAGATTGAGTGCAGAACCAAACAAAAGTGTGATTCATTTAACAAAACGGATTAGCCAGTCTAACTCATTTAAATGAATGATTACGGTTTGTCAGTGTACGAATTTATACGGGATAATTTAAAATCACTTATTCAAATACCCGTTAAAGTAATTTTGGGGTTCTATTTACATGTTTAGTCTCATATTATGAAACACATTaggaattcaaaattaatttttttattaaaacaactttaactagtttttggcttaattagacacaaaattttataatcgaCTATTTtactaacatatttttaaacaaaatttaatatgacAATTTTGCATACCTCCGGCAACCAGCACATGAATTGAAATGACAGCAAAAATTATAAACACTATGCAACACTGCTAGCTTCAGACTTCAGTGGACTTGCCCTAAGTGCGGTGATAAGTCGATAGAGGGCAACACTTTGATTGTTTCGCATTCATTTCCATTAATTCTTTCCGCCAAGCAATAAGCATATATATAGTTGGGACCACTGTCTCCACGCTCttatctccttcatcatctctGCCTTCGCTGCACCTTTCTCAGTGACGGAGGTAATTAATTAACCCTAGCTTGTAGTAATGAATTTTATCTCCCAATGTTGTTCTGACCAATGTCATGTGACAGGGGGGCTACCCAGCTGTTCCTTtattatctcacaaattaactgttaaaataattttatttttattgttatgaatttaaaatattcatcaattttgcgagttattaatttttaccgATCGAGAAACTCTCCCGtgattatatttaatgaaatatagtttcttgattatatttttttcattaaaaagtttaaacttAACATTTTGTTTAAGATATTTGAAGTTATTTTCATTCATACAAACGACATATTTGTTAAccggtaaaataaaatattcaagggAAAGAAATCGAATAGTTTTGAGTAAAAAGGATGCCATATTGGAAGGAAAGGAATGGAAGCTGGTTCATGCACCTTGCACCAGCATTCAAGCATTATATCCTTGCACCCAAACCCTACCTCAATGCTTGTGGTCCCTTAGCTTCTCATTTTCAACCATTGATCTTAAATGCTTCCAGCTTTGACGGTTCACAAAGATAAACATCAACGGTGGAAAGGAAATCAACCCTCATTCCTAAAGGCAACCCCACACGTCATGGGCGGtctcaattaataaaaatggcAAGTCCATCATAgattttctttccctttccatatatagataaaattataaaaaatacattgctTTCGAATTGCTATAAAAAGGCCTTCCATTACCTGCTGCATTGGTCGGTTACAGAGATAATAATCCTGCAGCACTTTCAGACTTTCTGCAATCTGTGCACTGTTTAATTCCATATTATCCTTTATCTATCTCTTTATCTCTCTTCTGCAAAGTGCAAACCCTACTTACTACTTTCACAGCTCCTACCTCCTATTCCTCTCCCTTCCCATACTCTCTGCTCCtaactttttctctcttctcccctTTCTTCCATTCCTCCTTGTCTCTCGCAACGCGAAATTCATGGACGTGGACATACTGAAAACTTCCACGAGTGACAACATCAGCATGGACATGATGATGACGATGATGCAAATGGAAAAGTTCCCTGAATTTTGTGAACCTTtttataacaacaacaacaacactagtaCTGCTCCTCTCTACCCAGAAAACGAGCTCTTAATAAACTCCACCACCACTCTACCCGTGTTCTCCAACGTTATTAACAACCCAAACGTTATAACTCCACCACCATCTTCCTCTAATTTTATTCAACAACAACCCATGACACCCCATCTTGAACCCAACTTGGAGAAGAGGAATTCTGTGGCGGCTATGAGGGAGATGATTTTCCGCGTAGCAGTGATGCAACCTATTCATATAGACCCTGAATCCATCAAGCCACCGAAGAGAAGGAACGTGAAGATTTCAAAAGATCCGCAGAGTGTGGCGGCGAGGCACAGAAGAGAAAGGATAAGCGAGAGAATAAGGATACTTCAGAGATTAGTTCCTGGTGGGACCAAAATGGACACGGCTTCTATGTTGGATGAAGCCATTCACTACGTGAAGTTCTTGAAGAAGCAAGTGCAGACGCTGGAACAAGCAGGGGCAAGTAGACCCTTGAATGTTGTTGGCTTCCCTACTACTGCGTCCAAcgccaataataataatagttattctgGTTTTGTGAAGAGTTGTCAGCCTTATCCAATGCTGGGTTCTGCAGCTTCTAAACAATTGCTTAGTTGAGAAGTGTTTGTTTGATACAtgcatgaaaaatgaaaatcaatgaattatatatgtggtttttattttattttttatcttcatagTATTGTGATCGATCGTGCATGGATTATAAAGACAGTGTTTGTCAGTGTAATTGTCATTGTTTCGagaatttctttttctctcttccaaCCTTGCTAAACGGGGAAACCAATTCAATGAACTACTAATTTGaatgaatatatattattttcttcatttttttttgtttgtaattttataatcaGTCTTCACTGATAACGTCCTAAGTCCTTAATTTCACTTCTATCTAATCAGAATGAATGTCAGAAAATATGTTTGAATAATAACAAACAGGCAAATGATCTAGACTCTTACAATCAccgcgatatatatatatatatatatatatatataaaacaaaagtttgacCGATGTAGTGATGTTTTGGTATTCTAAATGCGCAACTCTAATGGGCCAGTTTTAAGTTTTCTGGACATCTGTATCTTTATGAGGGGTCACATGCAAATGGCTTATAGCGGTTTATTTTAAGCATGCTGATCGACGACATTAAGTACACCGCGCAAGCGGTCTGCAGCCTGCATCATGTATGCATATATGCATAATTATTTTGACATATTCGTCacagtaataataaaattttataatgttatctttttatatctctttattattatatcactagtcatatttcatatttttctttgtttctttttttataaaaaaaatatgatacaaattttcattaaaaaataatgatattggTTGACGAGAAGAAatcaatttatttcaaaaataaaaagttattttttacctttatcattcatttttttaaaatttaataatttaagattAATTACTTAGGATAACTAttgcataagaaaaaaaaattctaaaagagTTAGTAACTTTTAATCCCTCTTCTTGCTTGATACGTGGATACATGGAAAACTAAAACTACGTGAAAAGCTATTGcaatgaaagcaaaaaagaaaaaccaagggaccaaattaagaaaagagatattattttatttatttatgtaatacattttatatatgtaacaaCTGTTTACATATGCAAAAGTAAGGCTAGGTACAATTACTATCCCCATGTTTTTGCATGGCAAAGAATCTTTTGACGTCGGGATGCATTAGTCTTTTATGCAttacattttataatatatatatatatatatatatttatcttcaTCACATTAACTAGTCTcctattttatatttctttctttgtttacaTTTTATTGTATAAAGATAATTTCTCCAAAGGAAACAATGTAAACATTTTGATGTGTTTCCGAAGACATTAATACATGGCTTACCACAAGATATTGTTTGTTTCGACTTGAATGAACCTCACAATTTAGTCATTTAAGGTCGGGATAttgaaactataaaataaaCCATAAGTCATACACGTTCCACTAATCCCTTAATTAACCTTGATTGGTAGCAACTGcttcattattgtaacaaaagatattttttataagatattttatccaaaagaaacatatataaatatgagaTAATTAAGATGATTGATTCATCAAGAaagtttgaaagaaaatgtaatATTGTAGGTACATTTTACGAATAATAAAAATGCTTTAGACATTTTCTACTATTCAATGAAACTTTgtaattaatcaaatttgtaACTTTAATGTATCTATATATTGTTGTTCCATTTATACATTCTATATTCGCATAAGTCAAATAGTATGAATGTTTAGACATCAGCATGGATGCTCAAAATGAAAAACGTTGACCTTTGATCGATGTTGAGTACTGAAATCTGaatacattatttattaagattcattatatattttctattattgttTTACATCCACATTTATATGTGTTGAAAAAgagttttaattattaaaatttatacccTAAAATTTTATATCTAATTCCCATGTATTTGtgtgaaatagaaaaaatatgtttttttatcccCACATAAAAACGTAATTGTGGGCATCGGTATAAGGTTTTTGGGTTATGAAAAAAAGTCTATTGTTCTTTCTAGATCGGCCTTTTAATTCCCttatatgtaatattttaacattttacgCAAGAATTTAAGAAGCTTAAAAAAATAACGTGAGACAAATAttcctttatatataatattatgtatTGTTTCTTATGTCTATTAATTCACTAACCCAGACACGATAAATTATTAGATAGTTACCATGTGTCTATAATTCTGCATTTTCTTTGACACGTACTTAAAATTtcctgttttaaaaaataacaatatttgattatatatatagtataggaattattataaatcataatgACTCTGAACCAGCTAATAATTTATCTCCACGTagtcatttatatatttattctagAGAAGAAAATAGCCCATGAGGTTAAACGAAGTAGGTTGCCTCCCGCGGCAAGGTCTAATGATTTGGTTGTTCGTGTCTCAAGGATCATGCCTCACAAAtgtcacatttttattttattttccttacaCTATAAGGGGATCAAAGTCtacattagaaaaaaaagaaggtgaGAAAAATATGCAGAAGTCACTAGCGAATGTGGCCCATGTGAAAATAGTCTACTAGGGTCCCATGCACCCAAAGAGATaggatatttaattattatctgaTAGTGAATAAAAACTAAAGCACCACGGGGCACCTTGCTATCAGCATATGCATTATCTCTGCACCTTGCCACCTTCTGTATAGTGCATTGTATCCTCCTCTGACACATTCCTTATCGTATTCCCATCTTTCCGTTTTACTTtgcctttctatttttttgcatACATCattcttcatattttattttaatattatatatgagaTCCACTTACTCATTCATcctcatttataataaataattaatcttaacagttaaactttaaaaaataaataatttaaaagagaaataactctaaaaaaacttatatatatatatatgtgtgtgtgtgtgtcggTGTACGTTCCTCGAGGAGCAATATTAGAGCTTATCCCATTCCATCTAGCTAGGACAATATATCTGCAGGTGAATTACAGGTACAGGTAGAGTCttcttagttatatatatatatatatatatataatattggtACCAGTAGTATGTATTCATAAAATGAGTTAACATTTACATATCGATACATCCTTCAATTGTATCCGTAGGTCAGAAAAAGACATAAGTAGGAGAAAAAAAAGCCAGTGAgaattcattcaatttttttagccATCTATCGTGAAAATGCAAGAAAAATTCAGACACTATAGCTTTAGCATTTAATATTTCCTTATCTATagttattataatattgttatattcTCTATTACAATGGGCGCAGTTGTAGAACTTCATATATGGCACGCTGTGGTATAAAAGAATCTCAACTTTATAATttcctaattaataattatatcaatttgcttgaataattaagtaattaaggCCAGggcatcaaattttataaaattattttaataatatttatcaattgattgaatttatttaaaaaacaatgcGTTCTGTTCAAGTCACATGCTTCTTCTTTATCAAGTTACAAGGATGATTTTGGTACCTGTATTTGCTTTTATCAGGGTCTCATACTTTTCAAATCAAAGAAATCTGGTGCAAGTATTAATACTATGTCCAATTTTTAACAATTGGGTTAATAGATTATATTATGCGATATGTGATAACGGATTCAAATGACTTGACATGCCACAATATTAATATCGAtgcttttaaaatcaattaaactgGTTATGAAATCGATCAAAGCATTGATACAAGCTAGGTTCAATTGTTCAATTGTGGTtggattaatattgaatgagtattaatataataaaaaaaaaaactttatcatactaaaaaataaaaataaaacataattttaaaagtttttaacatttaaacCAAATACAAAAGATCAAATCGAATATATTGTAATACTTAAAGTCAAAGTTTTCACAATACACGCcaacaattattaattttttagaagcgtcaacaattattaataataacaagtttACATTTAGAATAAATCTAATACGACAAATATaggaataaaaatacaattaagcgTATATAATATCTTTTCATTTGTGAATAATATACTTGTTTAGGGGATATTTAGATAAAAACTAATCCATGTTAATTGGTTtgggt encodes:
- the LOC100805427 gene encoding transcription factor HEC1-like, whose protein sequence is MDVDILKTSTSDNISMDMMMTMMQMEKFPEFCEPFYNNNNNTSTAPLYPENELLINSTTTLPVFSNVINNPNVITPPPSSSNFIQQQPMTPHLEPNLEKRNSVAAMREMIFRVAVMQPIHIDPESIKPPKRRNVKISKDPQSVAARHRRERISERIRILQRLVPGGTKMDTASMLDEAIHYVKFLKKQVQTLEQAGASRPLNVVGFPTTASNANNNNSYSGFVKSCQPYPMLGSAASKQLLS